Proteins from one Paenibacillus amylolyticus genomic window:
- a CDS encoding CBS domain-containing protein, whose amino-acid sequence MNIAFFLLPKQEVTCVTSDSTLRQTLERMEYHRFTAVLILNKEGKYIGTVTEGDLLWYMKNAEGKITFENASKFLLKDVPLRLDIKPVSIDANMEDLINLAKVQNFVPVVDDMERFIGIVRRSQIIEYCEGIVAKESIKAK is encoded by the coding sequence ATGAACATCGCATTTTTTCTGCTACCCAAACAAGAAGTTACGTGTGTGACGTCGGATTCTACGCTGCGGCAAACGTTGGAACGGATGGAATATCATCGTTTTACGGCGGTGCTGATTTTGAATAAAGAGGGCAAATATATTGGTACGGTAACCGAAGGCGACTTACTGTGGTATATGAAGAATGCCGAGGGAAAGATTACATTTGAAAACGCTTCAAAGTTCTTGCTCAAAGACGTTCCACTCCGCTTGGATATTAAACCCGTATCCATTGATGCCAACATGGAAGACCTGATTAATCTGGCCAAAGTTCAGAACTTTGTTCCCGTGGTCGATGACATGGAGCGTTTCATTGGTATTGTCAGACGTAGTCAGATTATAGAGTACTGCGAAGGCATTGTAGCCAAAGAATCAATCAAGGCCAAGTAA
- a CDS encoding MazG-like family protein, producing the protein MPKELDVAKRAKVIEWLKTEVLDQVSRLFKALWEGSTTRIGDSLASLIMSSYILGRRLGIPFKDLDALLVEKLKKHKQEGHQLEDWYQDISALEDHMRKR; encoded by the coding sequence ATGCCTAAAGAACTGGATGTAGCCAAACGCGCTAAAGTGATTGAATGGCTGAAAACCGAAGTGCTTGATCAGGTATCCCGATTATTCAAGGCGTTATGGGAAGGCAGTACAACTCGAATCGGGGACAGTCTTGCCAGTTTGATTATGAGTAGTTACATATTGGGCCGCAGGCTCGGTATTCCTTTCAAGGATCTGGATGCACTGCTAGTGGAGAAGTTGAAAAAGCATAAACAGGAAGGTCACCAGCTTGAAGACTGGTACCAGGATATTTCCGCGCTAGAAGATCATATGCGTAAGAGGTGA
- a CDS encoding alpha/beta fold hydrolase: MNAISKKVYALTLTMAMSIALIQPAVQAAEAAKPTASVSEAITSKATQTLQQLGYIDGITDGMTQLTTPITRAEAAIILQRVLQLDAPASLTGFADVLPENEAAPAIYALKQGGFIQGKAKGYAPDAPLTRAQMASLFTRAFELKDNGIQVVYSDADQIPAVHANDAARVKQHFIIEGSAFNAKHLVTHGEFADALYLALGLDVKSDGLTPLEDFFKQPAQAGFQMSPDGKHLAYMEPWNNRMNIVVTANGQDKPVRITSETERNIAGFAWATNEKLLYVQDQAGDENYHIYVTDIDGKNSKDLTPYPNTRAILVDPLENIPDEILVGLNKRDPRIFDVYRINIKTGEAVLAAENPGNITGWLTDHEGKIRVAVSSDGNVSSLLYRDSEDKEFEPLLTTKLGETFAPVMFTYDNKNIYAISNLERDKTAIVEYSPSNKKVTKTIYENKDVDVSNFIPSKEKGTILAAVYETDKVNYEFFDQEFKTLMQDIKAKVPGKEVSISNTSEEGQVLFVAYSDKAMGTYYFYDSKTGKLDKLADAAPWIDENQMADMKPITYKSRDGLTLHGYLTLPQGAGAEASDLPLVVVPHGGPWARDSWGFNPENQFLASRGYAVLQVNFRGSTGYGKEFLDAGNKEWGKAMQNDLTDGVNWLVEEGTVDPKRVAIYGGSYGGYAALAGLAFTPEVYAAGISYVGPSNIFTLLDSLPPYWESERSMFYERVGDPVKDKELLTAISPLFHIDQMKAPLFVVQGANDPRVKQAESDQIVEALRKRGVDVPYMLKTNEGHGFANVENQLDLYRAIEKFLNRHLMQP, from the coding sequence TTGAACGCAATAAGTAAAAAGGTATACGCTCTCACACTTACCATGGCTATGTCCATCGCACTGATTCAACCAGCTGTACAGGCGGCTGAAGCCGCAAAACCTACAGCCTCAGTCTCTGAGGCCATTACTTCCAAGGCTACACAAACACTGCAACAACTGGGATACATAGATGGCATTACAGATGGCATGACGCAATTAACGACGCCAATCACTCGCGCGGAGGCAGCAATCATTCTGCAACGTGTACTTCAACTGGATGCGCCTGCATCACTTACAGGTTTTGCAGATGTTCTGCCTGAGAATGAAGCAGCGCCTGCCATCTACGCATTAAAGCAAGGCGGCTTTATTCAAGGGAAAGCCAAAGGCTATGCCCCCGATGCTCCACTTACACGTGCACAGATGGCATCGTTGTTCACACGTGCATTTGAACTGAAGGATAATGGAATCCAGGTCGTATACAGTGATGCCGATCAGATTCCAGCTGTGCATGCAAATGACGCTGCGCGAGTGAAACAGCATTTTATTATTGAAGGTAGCGCATTTAACGCCAAACACTTAGTGACCCATGGGGAATTCGCTGATGCACTGTATCTGGCGCTTGGACTCGATGTGAAATCGGATGGTCTTACGCCTCTGGAGGACTTCTTCAAACAGCCTGCTCAAGCAGGGTTCCAGATGTCTCCGGACGGTAAGCATCTTGCTTATATGGAGCCATGGAACAACCGCATGAATATCGTAGTTACTGCAAACGGTCAGGACAAGCCTGTACGAATTACGAGTGAAACTGAACGTAATATTGCAGGATTTGCTTGGGCTACCAATGAAAAGCTGCTCTATGTACAAGATCAGGCAGGCGATGAGAATTACCATATATATGTTACGGATATCGATGGTAAAAATAGCAAGGATCTGACGCCGTATCCTAACACAAGAGCCATCCTGGTAGATCCACTTGAGAATATACCGGATGAGATTCTGGTGGGCTTAAACAAGCGTGATCCACGCATTTTCGATGTGTATCGGATTAACATCAAGACAGGGGAGGCTGTGCTTGCCGCAGAGAACCCGGGTAATATTACGGGCTGGCTGACGGATCACGAAGGTAAAATTCGTGTTGCTGTGTCGAGTGATGGCAATGTGTCTTCGTTACTGTATCGTGACTCAGAGGATAAAGAATTCGAGCCGCTTTTGACAACGAAGCTTGGAGAGACTTTTGCGCCAGTCATGTTCACGTATGATAACAAAAATATCTATGCGATATCCAACCTGGAGCGAGACAAAACGGCGATTGTCGAGTACAGCCCAAGCAACAAGAAGGTAACCAAAACGATCTATGAAAATAAGGATGTGGATGTAAGCAACTTCATTCCATCTAAAGAAAAGGGTACCATTCTTGCTGCTGTGTATGAGACAGATAAAGTGAACTATGAATTTTTTGATCAAGAGTTCAAAACGTTAATGCAGGATATCAAAGCGAAAGTGCCTGGCAAGGAAGTTAGCATCAGCAATACAAGCGAAGAAGGCCAGGTGTTGTTCGTAGCGTATAGTGACAAAGCGATGGGCACGTATTATTTCTACGATTCCAAAACAGGCAAACTCGATAAACTGGCTGATGCCGCACCTTGGATTGATGAAAATCAAATGGCGGATATGAAACCCATTACGTATAAGTCACGCGATGGTTTAACTCTTCATGGTTATCTGACGCTGCCTCAAGGAGCTGGAGCAGAGGCTTCCGACTTGCCATTGGTTGTCGTTCCACATGGGGGGCCTTGGGCTCGTGATTCATGGGGCTTTAATCCTGAGAATCAATTCCTTGCAAGTCGCGGCTATGCCGTTCTACAGGTGAATTTCCGTGGTTCCACGGGATACGGCAAGGAATTCCTGGATGCGGGTAATAAAGAGTGGGGCAAAGCCATGCAGAACGATCTCACAGACGGTGTAAATTGGCTGGTTGAAGAGGGAACGGTTGATCCAAAACGCGTAGCCATATACGGAGGATCTTACGGTGGATATGCCGCTCTGGCAGGACTTGCCTTCACACCGGAGGTCTATGCTGCGGGAATTAGTTATGTGGGACCTTCCAACATCTTCACCCTTCTGGATTCACTTCCACCTTATTGGGAGTCTGAGCGTAGTATGTTCTATGAACGTGTAGGAGATCCCGTAAAAGACAAGGAGCTGTTAACAGCGATTTCACCTCTCTTCCACATCGACCAGATGAAGGCTCCATTATTCGTGGTTCAGGGCGCTAATGATCCACGTGTCAAACAAGCCGAGTCAGACCAGATTGTTGAAGCATTACGCAAGCGTGGAGTCGATGTACCCTATATGTTAAAGACCAATGAAGGTCATGGCTTCGCAAATGTGGAGAATCAGCTTGATCTGTACCGTGCGATTGAGAAATTCCTGAATCGTCACCTGATGCAGCCATAA
- a CDS encoding DUF2232 domain-containing protein codes for MKFSFKSAVWSAVYLLLLLSLLTPLSVLAIFFMMIPGVILYASLSLKSFIWHLVPVAVILVVFHPIYLLLLLIFTLPAIVMGHAYKTRKSALFALMAGSGMMLAEYLLLLLVGSVIFQFDLSSYIEDVVKLTIEPLTNSSNQMINGFAWTPEMTEDVAKQTQLMIPFALVVTSMVMAFITHAIARPILNVMGVVVSKLPPAREWRMPRALIWYYFLALLIEVISRQSDGTYWTMIAMNLSPLINLGFMIQAIGFFFFLSHTKKWNPVIPYFLAAAVFFIGPLRIIGIIDLAFPLREAISKSKR; via the coding sequence TTGAAATTTAGCTTTAAATCAGCTGTTTGGAGCGCAGTCTATCTGCTCTTGCTACTTTCGCTGTTAACTCCTTTATCGGTACTTGCCATATTTTTTATGATGATTCCGGGAGTTATTTTGTATGCTTCATTGTCTTTAAAATCATTTATATGGCATCTCGTGCCTGTAGCTGTAATTTTGGTCGTATTCCACCCCATTTATCTGTTGCTACTGCTCATCTTTACCCTGCCTGCGATCGTTATGGGTCACGCGTATAAAACACGCAAATCGGCCCTGTTTGCGCTGATGGCGGGAAGTGGCATGATGTTGGCAGAATACTTGTTGTTGCTCTTGGTCGGCAGTGTCATTTTCCAATTCGACCTGTCCAGTTATATTGAAGATGTCGTCAAATTGACCATTGAACCGTTGACGAATTCATCGAATCAGATGATCAACGGGTTTGCATGGACACCCGAGATGACTGAGGATGTCGCCAAACAAACGCAGCTTATGATTCCGTTTGCTCTCGTTGTCACATCGATGGTCATGGCCTTCATTACGCACGCCATTGCGCGTCCGATTCTGAATGTGATGGGTGTGGTGGTATCGAAGCTTCCACCAGCGAGAGAGTGGCGTATGCCGCGTGCGCTAATCTGGTATTATTTCCTTGCACTGTTGATCGAAGTGATCTCCAGACAAAGTGATGGAACATACTGGACCATGATTGCCATGAATCTGTCCCCGTTGATCAATCTGGGCTTCATGATTCAAGCGATCGGCTTCTTCTTCTTTCTCTCACATACTAAGAAATGGAATCCGGTTATACCTTATTTCCTGGCGGCAGCGGTCTTCTTCATTGGTCCGCTTCGGATTATCGGGATTATCGATCTGGCGTTCCCGCTTCGTGAGGCAATATCGAAATCAAAACGATAG
- a CDS encoding DHH family phosphoesterase — protein MPKFLKKRWHGYYTVWAFILLLLLVMFVTIYNWTLGLISLILASALGIVMIKAELAFRRELNDYINGLSIRIKRMEGEAVSMLPFGIVLYSEDRTVEWHNRFVAEMFQEKTMVGNPLLNLFPKLPQPKEKKDGTKEPSSREFHDEFQLDDRHYGVIHNPQERYVYVYEITELAILRDKYENERLALGILVLDNLDEAAQGMDDQQRTALIARVTSEITSWAKQYEVYLRRLSSDRYLLMLNHKSLQELEQSRFVILDEVREMTADLKVPMTLSVGLAFGSDSISEMGELAQSSLDMALGRGGDQAAVKSGQRLSFYGGKSNAVEKRTRVRARVIAHALRDLMQESDRVLIMGHKIPDMDAIGASIGVWKAASLYNVEARIVLDGINPAIERMMEQVNKDEKLSKAFVSPELATQMMTEHTLLVVVDTHKASMTMEPKLVQSATRVVVVDHHRRGEEFINDAVLIYLEPYASSAAELVTELLQYIHDKVQFTPLEATALLAGITMDTKHFALHTGSRTFEAAGFLRRSGADTIMVQRLMKEDLSEYIAKAEIIKHAKMVYGNIALAVTDPGSKISQMMIAQVADTLLNMTDVVASFVISERPDGLIGISARSLGRMNVQVVMERLGGGGHLTNAAVQLEGTLGEAEKRLTNVLAEIEKEEGLFE, from the coding sequence TTGCCTAAATTTCTGAAGAAACGCTGGCACGGCTACTATACCGTATGGGCGTTCATACTGCTGCTGTTGCTCGTTATGTTCGTTACCATTTATAACTGGACGCTTGGTTTGATTAGTCTGATACTGGCTTCGGCGCTGGGAATCGTCATGATTAAGGCGGAGCTCGCGTTCCGCCGTGAGCTTAATGACTACATTAATGGCCTGTCCATTCGAATCAAACGGATGGAGGGGGAAGCGGTCAGCATGCTTCCATTCGGAATTGTGCTGTACAGCGAAGATCGTACGGTAGAGTGGCATAATCGCTTCGTTGCGGAGATGTTCCAGGAGAAGACAATGGTGGGAAATCCGCTACTTAATTTGTTTCCCAAACTTCCTCAGCCTAAAGAGAAGAAGGATGGAACGAAGGAACCTTCATCCAGGGAGTTCCATGACGAATTCCAATTGGATGATCGGCATTATGGAGTTATTCATAACCCGCAGGAGCGGTATGTGTATGTATACGAGATTACGGAGCTAGCCATTCTTCGTGATAAATATGAAAATGAACGTCTTGCCTTGGGTATTCTCGTTCTGGATAATCTGGACGAGGCTGCCCAGGGCATGGATGACCAGCAACGTACAGCGCTGATCGCACGTGTGACTAGCGAGATTACGTCTTGGGCCAAGCAGTATGAAGTGTACCTGCGCCGGCTGTCTTCGGATCGTTATCTGTTGATGCTGAATCATAAGTCTTTGCAGGAACTGGAGCAGAGCCGATTTGTCATTTTGGATGAGGTTCGGGAGATGACCGCTGATCTCAAAGTGCCAATGACACTCAGTGTAGGACTGGCGTTTGGTTCGGATAGCATCAGCGAGATGGGAGAACTGGCTCAGTCCAGTCTGGACATGGCACTTGGACGCGGTGGCGACCAGGCCGCTGTGAAATCGGGGCAACGTCTGTCTTTCTATGGTGGCAAGTCCAACGCCGTGGAGAAACGGACACGGGTCAGAGCACGTGTTATTGCGCACGCGCTGCGTGATCTGATGCAGGAAAGCGATCGGGTTCTCATCATGGGGCACAAAATCCCGGACATGGACGCAATCGGTGCATCCATCGGGGTATGGAAAGCGGCTAGTCTGTACAATGTAGAAGCACGCATTGTTCTGGATGGGATTAATCCAGCGATTGAACGGATGATGGAGCAAGTGAACAAGGACGAGAAGTTGTCCAAGGCATTTGTATCGCCTGAGCTAGCAACCCAGATGATGACAGAGCACACGCTGCTGGTTGTGGTGGATACACATAAAGCCTCCATGACCATGGAGCCGAAACTGGTGCAGTCTGCAACTCGTGTTGTCGTTGTGGATCACCATCGTCGGGGCGAGGAGTTCATCAATGATGCTGTGTTGATCTATCTGGAACCTTACGCTTCTTCGGCTGCGGAACTGGTAACGGAGCTCTTGCAATACATTCATGACAAGGTACAGTTCACACCGCTTGAAGCTACGGCTTTACTTGCCGGAATCACGATGGATACAAAGCACTTTGCATTGCACACTGGTTCCAGAACGTTCGAAGCGGCAGGCTTCCTGCGTCGTAGTGGTGCGGACACCATTATGGTCCAGCGGTTGATGAAAGAGGATCTGTCAGAATATATTGCTAAGGCAGAAATCATAAAGCATGCTAAAATGGTATACGGGAACATTGCGCTGGCGGTCACAGACCCTGGCAGCAAGATTTCACAGATGATGATCGCCCAAGTGGCGGACACATTGCTGAACATGACTGACGTGGTCGCTTCATTTGTGATTAGTGAGCGTCCGGATGGACTGATTGGCATCAGCGCGAGATCGCTGGGGCGCATGAATGTTCAGGTTGTCATGGAACGACTGGGCGGTGGCGGACATCTGACGAATGCTGCCGTGCAGCTTGAAGGAACGCTTGGAGAGGCAGAAAAACGGCTGACGAACGTACTGGCTGAAATCGAAAAGGAAGAGGGGCTGTTCGAATGA
- the rplI gene encoding 50S ribosomal protein L9, protein MKVIFIKDMKGQGKKGQVKEVSEGYAQNFLLPRGIARLATDGNMKTLDNQKAAEERLKQEEKAEAEALAKKLEAEVTELKAKSGEGGRLFGAITSKQIAEALSKKGLKVDKRKIELDEPIRTLGVTQVTVKVHPEVKATLKVQVTEE, encoded by the coding sequence ATGAAAGTCATTTTTATAAAAGATATGAAGGGTCAAGGCAAGAAAGGGCAAGTGAAGGAAGTATCTGAGGGCTACGCACAGAACTTCCTGCTGCCACGGGGAATCGCACGTCTGGCAACAGACGGCAACATGAAGACACTGGACAACCAGAAGGCGGCAGAAGAAAGACTCAAACAGGAAGAGAAAGCAGAAGCGGAAGCTCTCGCGAAGAAGCTGGAAGCAGAAGTGACTGAACTGAAAGCCAAGTCCGGCGAAGGTGGTCGTCTGTTCGGTGCCATTACCAGCAAACAGATTGCAGAAGCGTTGTCCAAAAAGGGTCTGAAAGTAGACAAACGCAAAATTGAGCTGGACGAGCCTATTCGTACACTCGGCGTAACACAAGTAACTGTCAAGGTTCACCCTGAAGTGAAGGCAACCTTGAAGGTACAGGTAACGGAAGAGTAA